The Pleuronectes platessa chromosome 13, fPlePla1.1, whole genome shotgun sequence genome includes a window with the following:
- the LOC128454281 gene encoding uncharacterized protein LOC128454281, which translates to MAHCAAFQSKLASVMEQLAQAAVLEISRLWEDGFALVQVELRRRQSEIETLNKKLMLMENERLTVLSQTTNMSSSSSSSSSSSASSSSSSASSSSSSRREHHNKLLLPTGEGPFADSVQALCSDPVVRENHTPPPPPPPAQTEEMQCEQHRPYLCQRDDMDDMDDEDFVKLEDEDDVQIVEQIVDSDHSVSDGAGHHERDPNPQPAEVLEEPENQQWTSVTVADSDSAEDSDCLFEPKQLSQHLDSEILLIQNALDIFDNSAETAYSDRFLRENGQSASSKSRAPLTFSQPQLSQPREAINLPERGVSIRFLSEKQQQSKHVSSFNSDSRLFLLNDPEFHKTMANRRIKEKWFICPFCGKSFDRISHLEIHQRIHTGEKPYTCDICGKCFSQRSNLRTHQRTHKETLSQNAI; encoded by the exons ATGGCCCACTGTGCGGCTTTCCAGAGCAAGTTAGCCTCGGTCATGGAGCAGCTCGCCCAGGCGGCCGTGCTGGAGATCAGCCGGCTGTGGGAGGACGGGTTCGCCCTCGTGCAGGTCGAGCTGCGCCGGAGACAGAGCGAGATCGAAACCCTGAACAAAAAGTTGATGCTGATGGAAAACGAGCGACTGACAGTGTTGAGTCAGACCACAAatatgtcctcctcctcttcttcgtcctcctcctcatcagcatcatcctcctcatcatcagcatcttcttcttcttcctccaggagAGAGCATcacaacaaactgctgctgcccaCAGGTGAAG GGCCTTTTGCAGATTCAGTCCAGGCCTTGTGTTCTGATCCGGTTGTCAGAGAGAATCacactccaccaccaccaccaccacctgctCAGACAGAGGAGATGCAGTGTGAGCAGCACAGGCCTTACCTCTGTCAAAGGGACGACATGGACGACATGGACGACGAGGACTTCGTCAagctggaggatgaagacgaTGTCCAGATTGTGGAACAGATAGTGGACTCTGATCACAGCGTTAGCGACGGAGCCGGTCACCACGAGAGGGATCCTAACCCCCAACCTGCCGAGGTCCTGGAGGAGCCGGAGAACCAGCAGTGGACGTCTGTGACAGTGGCCGACAGCGACTCAGCCGAGGACTCGGATTGCCTTTTCGAACCCAAGCAGCTCTCGCAACACCTGGACTCGGAAATCCTACTCATTCAGAATGCCTTGGACATCTTTGACAACTCAGCAGAGACGGCGTATTCGGACAGGTTCCTGAGGGAAAATGGACAAAGTGCATCGAGCAAATCGAGGGCTCCTCTGACTTTTAGCCAACCACAGCTCAGTCAACCTCGAGAAGCAATAAATCTGCCGGAAAGAGGAGTGTCCATCAGATTCCTCtcagagaaacaacaacaatctaAACACGTGTCGAGTTTTAACTCTGACAGCCGGTTGTTCCTCTTAAATGACCCAGAGTTCCATAAAACTATGGCAAATCGCCGCATTAAGGAGAAATGGTTCATCTGCCCGTTCTGCGGAAAGAGCTTCGACCGTATCAGCCACCTGGAGATTCACCAGCGGATTCACACGGGGGAGAAACCGTACACGTGTGATATATGTGGCAAGTGTTTCTCCCAGAGGAGCAACCTTCGCACTCATCAGCGGACTCACAAAGAAACTTTATCCCAAAATGCAATTTGA